A region from the Aegilops tauschii subsp. strangulata cultivar AL8/78 chromosome 5, Aet v6.0, whole genome shotgun sequence genome encodes:
- the LOC109758457 gene encoding probable helicase MAGATAMA 3: MDEARCWVRLIWGPPGTGKTKAIISLLWSMLKKNRRTLACAPTNTAVVEVASRVLGLLEDESYGGGGKHFSLGNVVLFGNEDRMNVDENLANIFLDWRVYRLVNVAAHWRHYVNGMLELLVKPLAMHSSYLKDVRSERTGDILRLQGVGDAELERRRKLTFKEFFIDNYQCHEEAPRHCFETLRNDLPLPARRFDYLDEILRSLEAFGKLLRSEPERPLGKLFLKNGGWPEFQEARALCLNKLKHLPDWFDLLPSDSSKIEDYILNNATIILCTAASSFNLRRVRDFKPFELLVIDEAAQLKECESLIPLQLGIHRAVLIGDECQLPALVKSKLSAEAGFGRSLFERLCLLGHPKHLLDVQYRMHPEISKFPISSFYCRKVTDGPNVLHRDYERKLLDGPMYGPYSFINIQGGIESSGMHGTSLSNAAEVAAVTRIVQRLSQVDTRSKLSVGVVSPYKAQVRAIQESLALEHDKYCGLSVKIRTVDGFQGAEEDVVIFSAVRANTHGSVGFLSDQRRTNVAQTRAKHCFWILGDAATLSSSRTVWQKIVADAKERGCFYDGNDDKDLCAVVSVAIKQDEVNRLLKMVDARLGICSS, translated from the exons ATGGATGAAGCTAGGTGCTGGGTGCGCCTTATCTGGGGACCACCTGGAACAGGGAAAACCAAGGCCATCATATCTCTCTTGTGGTCAATGCTGAAGAAAAACCGCAGGACACTAGCTTGCGCTCCGACCAACACGGCGGTTGTGGAGGTTGCCTCCCGTGTCCTCGGTCTTCTCGAGGATGAGTCCTACGGCGGCGGTGGAAAACACTTCTCCCTGGGCAATGTCGTGTTGTTTGGCAACGAAGATCGGATGAACGTGGATGAAAACCTTGCAAACATCTTCTTGGATTGGCGTGTGTACCGACTTGTGAATGTGGCGGCGCACTGGAGGCACTATGTGAATGGCATGCTAGAACTTCTTGTGAAGCCGTTGGCCATGCACTCTTCGTATCTTAAGGATGTTCGATCGGAGCGTACGGGTGATATTTTGCGGCTGCAAGGGGTGGGGGATGCTGAactagagaggaggaggaagtTGACATTCAAGGAATTCTTCATAGACAATTACCAATGTCATGAGGAAGCACCGCGCCACTGCTTCGAGACTCTCCGCAATGATCTTCCCTTACCCGCTAGGAGATTTGATTACCTGGATGAGATCCTGCGCTCACTCGAAGCTTTCGGGAAACTTCTCCGGTCGGAGCCGGAGCGCCCTCTGGGGAAACTCTTCTTAAAAAACGGGGGGTGGCCAGAGTTCCAAGAAGCAAGAGCATTGTGTCTTAACAAGCTAAAACACTTGCCCGATTGGTTTGATTTGCTTCCAAGCGATTCAAGCAAAATCGAAGACTACATACTGAACAACGCCACGATCATACTTTGCACTGCTGCTAGCTCATTCAATCTGCGACGTGTCCGTGATTTCAAGCCGTTTGAGCTCCTTGTTATCGATGAGGCGGCGCAGCTGAAGGAGTGTGAGTCGCTGATACCTCTACAGCTTGGTATCCACCGTGCTGTTCTTATCGGTGATGAATGCCAGCTACCAGCGCTTGTCAAAAGCAAG CTCAGCGCCGAGGCCGGCTTTGGAAGAAGTCTGTTCGAGAGGCTTTGCTTGCTAGGACACCCGAAGCACCTCCTCGATGTGCAGTACAGGATGCACCCGGAAATAAGCAAGTTCCCCATCTCAAGTTTTTACTGTAGGAAGGTGACAGATGGCCCCAACGTCCTTCACAGAGACTACGAGAGGAAGCTCCTGGATGGCCCAATGTATGGCCCCTACTCCTTCATCAACATCCAAGGTGGGATCGAAAGCTCGGGCATGCATGGCACAAGCCTGAGCAACGCTGCTGAGGTCGCTGCGGTGACCCGGATTGTGCAGAGATTGTCCCAAG TTGACACAAGAAGCAAGCTCAGCGTGGGCGTGGTATCGCCGTACAAGGCCCAAGTCCGCGCCATCCAGGAGAGCCTTGCTTTGGAGCACGACAAGTATTGCGGTTTATCCGTAAAGATCCGAACCGTGGACGGGTTCCAGGGTGCCGAGGAGGATGTCGTCATCTTCTCCGCCGTGCGGGCCAATACCCATGGATCGGTCGGGTTCCTCTCCGATCAGAGGCGTACCAACGTGGCGCAAACACGGGCCAA GCATTGCTTCTGGATTCTTGGCGACGCGGCTACATTGTCGAGCAGCAGGACAGTCTGGCAGAAGATAGTGGCCGATGCAAAAGAAAGAGGATGCTTCTATGATGGCAACGACGACAAAGACCTCTGTGCTGTGGTGAGTGTCGCGATCAAGCAGGATGAAGTCAACCGTCTGCTCAAGATGGTGGATGCTCGTCTTGGTATATGCAGCTCATGA